A genomic window from Cucumis melo cultivar AY chromosome 8, USDA_Cmelo_AY_1.0, whole genome shotgun sequence includes:
- the LOC103485221 gene encoding serine/threonine-protein kinase D6PKL2 produces the protein MASIAGSKASSNQPQQPANGEMANGKDTGSLPPQISKLSISDRSKSVKSISKKDVELSSDKKSPVSNQNGSAKLLTEKFNFSVPSPGLKQTPTEVDSPINEAKCSPGSSLDQEKKTSEYGSVKSSSFSGKVSDGTSCLAKTSGSTKVSDHGNFVESGKSSICRGSTSSDISDESSCSSFSSSISKPHKANDLRWEAIQVVRAKDGAMGLGHFRLLKKLGCGDIGSVYLSELRGTKCHFAMKVMDKNTLASRKKLLRAQTEREILQSLDHPFLPTLYTHFETEKFSCLVMEFCPGGDLHTLRQRQPGKHFPEQAVKFYVAEVLLALEYLHMLGIVYRDLKPENVLVREDGHIMLSDFDLSLRCAVNPTLVKNLSAESEALRKNTGYCVQPACIEPSCIQPSCVVPTTCFSPRLFSSKSKKERKPKIDLGNQVSPLPELIAEPTDARSMSFVGTHEYLAPEIIKGEGHGSAVDWWTFGIFLYELLFGKTPFKGSGNRATLFNIVGQPLRFPDAPVVSFAAKDLIRGLLVKEPQQRLAYKRGATEIKQHPFFEGVNWALIRCATPPEIPRPVEIERIPHAVASTSEKAVAIAAAAADKKASDNYLEFDFF, from the exons ATGGCGTCAATTGCTGGTTCCAAAGCTTCGTCAAATCAGCCACAACAACCGGCTAATGGTGAAATGGCTAATGGAAAGGATACCGGGTCCTTGCCTCCGCAGATTTCCAAGTTAAGCATTTCTGACCGGTCTAAATCAGTGAAGAGTATTTCAAAGAAGGATGTGGAATTATCTTCCGACAAAAAGTCACCAGTATCGAATCAAAATGGATCTGCTAAGTTGTTGACTGAAAAATTTAATTTCAGCGTACCGTCTCCTGGTCTGAAACAAACACCAACTGAAGTAGATTCCCCTATCAATGAAGCTAAATGCTCACCTGGAAGCTCGCTTGACCAAGAGAAGAAAACATCAGAATATGGAAGTGTAAAGAGCAGTTCTTTTTCCGGTAAAGTAAGTGATGGGACTAGTTGTCTTGCCAAGACGAGTGGAAGTACGAAGGTTAGCGACCATGGTAACTTTGTTGAGAGTGGAAAGAGCAGTATATGTAGAGGAAGCACAAGCAGTGATATAAGCGACGAGAGCTCTTGCAGTAGTTTTAGTAGTAGTATCAGTAAACCTCACAAAGCAAATGATTTGAGATGGGAAGCCATTCAAGTTGTCCGTGCAAAAGATGGGGCTATGGGATTAGGACATTTTAGACTTCTGAAGAAGTTGGGTTGTGGGGATATTGGGAGTGTCTATCTCTCTGAGTTAAGGGGAACCAAATGCCATTTCGCAATGAAGGTTATGGATAAAAATACTTTAGCGAGTCGTAAGAAGTTACTTCGTGCACAGACAGAAAGAGAAATACTTCAATCTCTCGATCACCCCTTCCTTCCAACGTTATACACCCACTTTGAGACAGAAAAATTCTCGTGCTTGGTGATGGAGTTCTGCCCTGGAGGAGACTTGCATACCCTAAGGCAGAGGCAACCAGGGAAGCATTTTCCCGAGCAGGCAGTAAA ATTCTATGTAGCGGAGGTTCTTCTTGCACTGGAATACCTGCACATGCTTGGGATTGTGTACCGTGATCTTAAGCCAGAAAATGTCCTTGTGAGAGAAGACGGACACATAATGCTTTCAGATTTTGACCTATCTCTCCGTTGTGCTGTTAACCCGACTCTGGTCAAAAATCTCTCTGCAGAGTCGGAAGCTTTGAGAAAGAATACAGGTTACTGTGTGCAGCCTGCTTGCATTGAGCCGTCCTGCATCCAACCATCTTGTGTAGTTCCTACAACCTGCTTCTCACCTCGTCTCTTTTCTAGTAAGTCAAAGAAGGAACGAAAACCCAAAATTGATTTGGGAAATCAGGTCAGCCCATTGCCAGAGCTCATTGCAGAACCAACCGATGCCCGATCCATGTCTTTTGTAGGAACTCATGAGTACTTGGCACCTGAGATAATCAAGGGTGAAGGCCATGGAAGTGCTGTAGATTGGTGGACTTTTGGAATTTTTCTATATGAGCTACTATTTGGTAAAACTCCTTTTAAGGGGTCTGGAAATCGAGCTACATTATTCAACATTGTTGGTCAGCCTCTTCGGTTTCCAGATGCACCAGTTGTGAGTTTTGCTGCAAAAGATCTGATAAGGGGATTGCTAGTGAAGGAACCACAACAAAGATTGGCTTATAAACGTGGAGCAACTGAGATCAAGCAGCATCCTTTCTTCGAAGGTGTAAATTGGGCATTAATACGTTGTGCTACTCCTCCTGAAATCCCTAGGCCGGTCGAGATTGAGAGAATACCACATGCAGTAGCATCAACCAGTGAAAAGGCCGTTGCAATTGCAGCAGCTGCTGCAGATAAAAAAGCTTCCGATAATTATCTCGAGTTTGATTTCTTTTAG
- the LOC103485222 gene encoding U-box domain-containing protein 35, whose translation MSALPSSAEARHFSSDEGLQTEFSNYRYSSSISEIEEENSAETLDIKGTNVSLLATTALESIREDYSGGCSFSSDALKWEDCVYVGIGKNDSSVDALQWTLKNAITTSTTVVYLLHVFPEIRYIPSPLGKIPINQVSKEQVAIHVAQEESKRKDFLQNFLDSCSAAKVKADTVLIESDMVAKAILDVIPILNIRKLVLGVNKSRKLRSRGGSGIANEILQKAPEYCEVKVVCEGKEMNQLGRLPSPLSSPRYQDDSFHPNSSITEVEQQRNNSISCMCFKTRFV comes from the exons ATGTCGGCGTTGCCATCATCGGCTGAGGCCAGGCACTTTAGCTCCGATGAAGGGCTCCAAACCGAGTTCAGCAATTACAGATACAGCAGCAGCATAAGCGAGATTGAGGAAGAGAATTCAGCTGAGACGTTAGACATTAAAGGAACAAACGTCTCACTACTGGCGACCACGGCGTTGGAGAGCATTAGAGAAGATTACAGTGGCGGTTGTTCGTTCTCGTCGGATGCTCTGAAATGGGAGGATTGTGTTTATGTTGGAATTGGGAAAAACGATTCCAGTGTTGATGCTCTTCAATGGACACTCAAGAACGCCATTACAACTTCCACCACTGTTGTCTATCTCTTACATGTCTTCCCTGAGATACGTTACATTCCCAGCCCAT TGGGAAAGATTCCAATTAATCAGGTGAGTAAAGAACAAGTGGCTATTCATGTAGCCCAAGAAGAAAGCAAAAGAAAGGATTTTCTTCAGAACTTCCTTGACTCTTGTTCTGCTGCTAAG GTTAAGGCAGATACTGTACTGATTGAGAGTGACATGGTAGCCAAGGCCATTTTGGATGTTATACCAATTCTCAACATAAGGAAGCTAGTCCTTGGAGTTAACAAATCCAG GAAGTTGAGATCTCGAGGGGGAAGCGGAATAGCTAATGAGATACTTCAGAAAGCTCCGGAATATTGTGAGGTGAAGGTAGTTTGTGAAGGGAAAGAAATGAACCAGCTGGGTCGATTGCCCTCTCCTCTCTCTTCTCCTCGCTACCAAGATGATAGTTTTCATCCTAATTCCAGCATTACAGAAGTGGAACAACAACGAAACAATTCAATTTCTTGCATGTGTTTTAAGACTAGGTTTGTCTGA
- the LOC103485225 gene encoding SEC14 cytosolic factor isoform X2, with the protein MGINPQEAIKKLRALMDRVDQPMKKSFQNVHQGFITETLERFLKAREYDVAKAHKMLVDCLKWRVENEIDNVLRKPILPADVYRAVRDSQLVGLSGYSKEGLPVFAIGVGLSALDKATVNDYVQSHIQINEYRDRVILPSASKKYGRPITTCVKILDMTGLKLSALGHTKLLTILSTIDDLNYPERTTAYYIVNAPYVFSSCWKVIKPLLHERTRKKVQVLPGCGKEELLKIMDYTSLPHFCKRESSLSSRSSARQGGNNCYSLDHLFHQQLYNYIKQQSLINEPVEPIRKGSFQVNLQVPASKSKGTAKTIETELRKYGNRLSDTLIELEIM; encoded by the exons ATGGGTATCAATCCTCAGGAAGCTATCAAGAAGCTCAGAGCTCTGATGGATCGAG TTGATCAGCCAATGAAGAAATCCTTTCAG AATGTACATCAAGGATTCATAACTGAAACGCTAGAACGATTCTTAAAGGCACGAGAATACGATGTTGCCAAGGCCCATAAAATG CTGGTGGACTGTTTAAAATGGAGGGTAGAAAACGAGATTGACAATGTATTAAGA AAGCCTATACTTCCTGCTGATGTCTACAGAGCAGTGAGAGATTCACAGCTTGTGGGACTTTCAGGTTACTCGAAAGAG GGCCTTCCTGTATTTGCCATTGGCGTTGGACTCAGCGCATTAGACAAAGCAACT GTGAATGATTATGTGCAGTCGCACATACAAATCAATGAGTATCGGGATCGTGTTATTCTG CCTTCAGCATCAAAAAAGTATGGACGGCCCATCACCACCTGCGTGAAGATTTTAGATATGACTGGACTGAAACTTTCAGCACTTGGCCACACAAAG TTACTGACAATTTTATCAACCATTGATGATTTGAACTACCCAGAGAGAACAACTGCTTACTACATTGTAAATGCACCTTACGTCTTTTCATCCTGTTGGAAG GTTATCAAGCCTCTCTTACATGAAAGGACAAGGAAAAAGGTTCAAGTGCTACCAGGCTGTGGGAAAGAAGAGCTGCTGAAG ATAATGGATTATACATCTCTTCCACATTTCTGTAAACGAGAGAGCTCGTTGTCCTCCCGATCATCGGCTCGGCAAGGAGGCAATAATTGCTATTCATTGGACCACCTTTTTCATCAACAGTTATACAACTACATCAAGCAACAATCCTTGATCAATGAACCTGTTGAACCAATTAGAAAAGGATCTTTTCAGGTGAATCTTCAGGTGCCAGCATCCAAAAGCAAAGGAACGGCTAAAACTATTGAAACTGAGTTACGTAAGTATGGGAATAGGCTTTCTGATACACTGATTGAACTCGAAATAATGTAA
- the LOC103485225 gene encoding SEC14 cytosolic factor isoform X1, whose protein sequence is MGINPQEAIKKLRALMDRVDQPMKKSFQNVHQGFITETLERFLKAREYDVAKAHKMLVDCLKWRVENEIDNVLRKPILPADVYRAVRDSQLVGLSGYSKEGLPVFAIGVGLSALDKATVSIRVQFIFYRNNFGPSCEFRCHKQQPRLLKICISKTCEKLRSLLSLLTGVLISSQVNDYVQSHIQINEYRDRVILPSASKKYGRPITTCVKILDMTGLKLSALGHTKLLTILSTIDDLNYPERTTAYYIVNAPYVFSSCWKVIKPLLHERTRKKVQVLPGCGKEELLKIMDYTSLPHFCKRESSLSSRSSARQGGNNCYSLDHLFHQQLYNYIKQQSLINEPVEPIRKGSFQVNLQVPASKSKGTAKTIETELRKYGNRLSDTLIELEIM, encoded by the exons ATGGGTATCAATCCTCAGGAAGCTATCAAGAAGCTCAGAGCTCTGATGGATCGAG TTGATCAGCCAATGAAGAAATCCTTTCAG AATGTACATCAAGGATTCATAACTGAAACGCTAGAACGATTCTTAAAGGCACGAGAATACGATGTTGCCAAGGCCCATAAAATG CTGGTGGACTGTTTAAAATGGAGGGTAGAAAACGAGATTGACAATGTATTAAGA AAGCCTATACTTCCTGCTGATGTCTACAGAGCAGTGAGAGATTCACAGCTTGTGGGACTTTCAGGTTACTCGAAAGAG GGCCTTCCTGTATTTGCCATTGGCGTTGGACTCAGCGCATTAGACAAAGCAACTGTAAGTATTCGGGTTCAATTCATTTTCTATAGGAATAATTTTGGGCCATCCTGTGAATTTCGATGCCACAAACAGCAGCCTAGACTATTGAAAATCTGTATTTCAAAAACCTGTGAGAAATTGAGAAGCTTGTTGAGTTTACTAACCGGTGTTTTAATCTCTTCACAGGTGAATGATTATGTGCAGTCGCACATACAAATCAATGAGTATCGGGATCGTGTTATTCTG CCTTCAGCATCAAAAAAGTATGGACGGCCCATCACCACCTGCGTGAAGATTTTAGATATGACTGGACTGAAACTTTCAGCACTTGGCCACACAAAG TTACTGACAATTTTATCAACCATTGATGATTTGAACTACCCAGAGAGAACAACTGCTTACTACATTGTAAATGCACCTTACGTCTTTTCATCCTGTTGGAAG GTTATCAAGCCTCTCTTACATGAAAGGACAAGGAAAAAGGTTCAAGTGCTACCAGGCTGTGGGAAAGAAGAGCTGCTGAAG ATAATGGATTATACATCTCTTCCACATTTCTGTAAACGAGAGAGCTCGTTGTCCTCCCGATCATCGGCTCGGCAAGGAGGCAATAATTGCTATTCATTGGACCACCTTTTTCATCAACAGTTATACAACTACATCAAGCAACAATCCTTGATCAATGAACCTGTTGAACCAATTAGAAAAGGATCTTTTCAGGTGAATCTTCAGGTGCCAGCATCCAAAAGCAAAGGAACGGCTAAAACTATTGAAACTGAGTTACGTAAGTATGGGAATAGGCTTTCTGATACACTGATTGAACTCGAAATAATGTAA
- the LOC103485225 gene encoding uncharacterized protein LOC103485225 isoform X3 — protein sequence MGINPQEAIKKLRALMDRVDQPMKKSFQNVHQGFITETLERFLKAREYDVAKAHKMLVDCLKWRVENEIDNVLRKPILPADVYRAVRDSQLVGLSGYSKEGLPVFAIGVGLSALDKATVSIRVQFIFYRNNFGPSCEFRCHKQQPRLLKICISKTCEKLRSLLSLLTGVLISSQVNDYVQSHIQINEYRDRVILPSASKKYGRPITTCVKILDMTGLKLSALGHTKLLTILSTIDDLNYPERTTAYYIVNAPYVFSSCWKSSCYLFDIAGYQASLT from the exons ATGGGTATCAATCCTCAGGAAGCTATCAAGAAGCTCAGAGCTCTGATGGATCGAG TTGATCAGCCAATGAAGAAATCCTTTCAG AATGTACATCAAGGATTCATAACTGAAACGCTAGAACGATTCTTAAAGGCACGAGAATACGATGTTGCCAAGGCCCATAAAATG CTGGTGGACTGTTTAAAATGGAGGGTAGAAAACGAGATTGACAATGTATTAAGA AAGCCTATACTTCCTGCTGATGTCTACAGAGCAGTGAGAGATTCACAGCTTGTGGGACTTTCAGGTTACTCGAAAGAG GGCCTTCCTGTATTTGCCATTGGCGTTGGACTCAGCGCATTAGACAAAGCAACTGTAAGTATTCGGGTTCAATTCATTTTCTATAGGAATAATTTTGGGCCATCCTGTGAATTTCGATGCCACAAACAGCAGCCTAGACTATTGAAAATCTGTATTTCAAAAACCTGTGAGAAATTGAGAAGCTTGTTGAGTTTACTAACCGGTGTTTTAATCTCTTCACAGGTGAATGATTATGTGCAGTCGCACATACAAATCAATGAGTATCGGGATCGTGTTATTCTG CCTTCAGCATCAAAAAAGTATGGACGGCCCATCACCACCTGCGTGAAGATTTTAGATATGACTGGACTGAAACTTTCAGCACTTGGCCACACAAAG TTACTGACAATTTTATCAACCATTGATGATTTGAACTACCCAGAGAGAACAACTGCTTACTACATTGTAAATGCACCTTACGTCTTTTCATCCTGTTGGAAG TCATCATGTTATCTCTTTGATATCGCAGGTTATCAAGCCTCTCTTACATGA
- the LOC103485223 gene encoding DNA oxidative demethylase ALKBH2 isoform X1: protein MSLRFKEVTDSETETKIPRPFDLGKRQTLDLGNGSEILYISKFVSSDQAWTWFDYLNQRIPWTRPTIRVFGRSVLQPRDTCYVAHPGLTTLTYSGYKPHAYTWDDFTPLKDILDAVHEALPGSRFNSLLLNRYKGGNDCVGWHSDDEKVYALNQEIASVSFGCERDFLLKKKPNKTSQRRNDEVPPAKKSKKCSGADTHSFVLKHGSLLVMKGYTQRDWMHSVPKRLKAEATRINLTFRHIIGSLIKDCCLM, encoded by the exons ATGAGTCTCAGGTTCAAAGAAGTGACCGACTCAGAAACGGAGACGAAGATCCCTCGTCCTTTTGATCTAGGAAAGCGGCAGACGTTGGATCTCGGCAATGGAAGCGAAATCCTCTACATTAGCAAGTTCGTCTCCTCCGATCAGGCTTGGACCTGGTTCGATTATCTCAATCAACGTATTCCATGGACCAGGCCCACCATTCGCGTCTTCGGTCGCTCCGTTCTTCAG CCTAGAGATACTTGCTACGTTGCACATCCTGGATTGACTACATTAACTTATAGTGGGTATAAACCTCATGCCTATACTTGGGATGATTTTACTCCTCTTAAGGACATTTTGGATGCT GTCCACGAAGCTCTTCCGGGAAGCAGATTTAATAGCTTACTCTTGAACAGGTATAAAGGTGGTAATGATTGTGTGGGTTGGCATTCTGATGATGAGAAAGTGTATGCACTGAACCAGGAGATTGCTTCTGTATCATTTGGATGTGAACGGGATTTCTTGTTGAAGAAGAAGCCCAACAAAACTTCTCAAC GAAGAAATGATGAGGTGCCTCCAGCCAAGAAATCAAAGAAATGCAGTGGGGCTGATACACACTCATTTGTACTAAAGCATGGTTCACTTTTGGTTATGAAAGGCTACACTCAACGAGATTGGATGCATTCAGTGCCTAAGCGCCTTAAGGCAGAGGCAACCCGCATCAATCTTACTTTCAGACACATTATAG GTTCATTGATCAAGGATTGTTGCTTGATGTAG
- the LOC103485223 gene encoding DNA oxidative demethylase ALKBH2 isoform X2, whose translation MSLRFKEVTDSETETKIPRPFDLGKRQTLDLGNGSEILYISKFVSSDQAWTWFDYLNQRIPWTRPTIRVFGRSVLQPRDTCYVAHPGLTTLTYSGYKPHAYTWDDFTPLKDILDAVHEALPGSRFNSLLLNRYKGGNDCVGWHSDDEKVYALNQEIASVSFGCERDFLLKKKPNKTSQRRNDEVPPAKKSKKCSGADTHSFVLKHGSLLVMKGYTQRDWMHSVPKRLKAEATRINLTFRHIIGD comes from the exons ATGAGTCTCAGGTTCAAAGAAGTGACCGACTCAGAAACGGAGACGAAGATCCCTCGTCCTTTTGATCTAGGAAAGCGGCAGACGTTGGATCTCGGCAATGGAAGCGAAATCCTCTACATTAGCAAGTTCGTCTCCTCCGATCAGGCTTGGACCTGGTTCGATTATCTCAATCAACGTATTCCATGGACCAGGCCCACCATTCGCGTCTTCGGTCGCTCCGTTCTTCAG CCTAGAGATACTTGCTACGTTGCACATCCTGGATTGACTACATTAACTTATAGTGGGTATAAACCTCATGCCTATACTTGGGATGATTTTACTCCTCTTAAGGACATTTTGGATGCT GTCCACGAAGCTCTTCCGGGAAGCAGATTTAATAGCTTACTCTTGAACAGGTATAAAGGTGGTAATGATTGTGTGGGTTGGCATTCTGATGATGAGAAAGTGTATGCACTGAACCAGGAGATTGCTTCTGTATCATTTGGATGTGAACGGGATTTCTTGTTGAAGAAGAAGCCCAACAAAACTTCTCAAC GAAGAAATGATGAGGTGCCTCCAGCCAAGAAATCAAAGAAATGCAGTGGGGCTGATACACACTCATTTGTACTAAAGCATGGTTCACTTTTGGTTATGAAAGGCTACACTCAACGAGATTGGATGCATTCAGTGCCTAAGCGCCTTAAGGCAGAGGCAACCCGCATCAATCTTACTTTCAGACACATTATAGGTGATTGA
- the LOC103485227 gene encoding protein C2-DOMAIN ABA-RELATED 11-like has product MESESLGLLKVLVIQGKKLVIRDFKSSDPYVVVKLGNQTAKTKVINSCLNPVWNEELSFSLTHPVQDLTFEVFDKDRFKSDDKMGHAKLSLKPIVSAARLRRALGVSLGATMLRKVIPDTDNCLARDSSISCMEEGGVTQSVWLKLRDVESGEIELKIKFIDQPGLPSR; this is encoded by the exons ATGGAAAGTGAATCGTTGGGATTGCTTAAAGTGCTTGTGATTCAAGGGAAGAAACTAGTGATTCGTGATTTCAAGAGCAGTGATCCTTATGTTGTTGTCAAGTTGGGCAATCAG ACAGCAAAGACTAAAGTTATCAATAGCTGCCTTAATCCTGTGTGGAATGAAGAGCTAAGCTTCTCCCTCACCCACCCTGTTCAAGATCTGACATTT GAAGTGTTTGACAAAGATCGGTTCAAGTCAGATGACAAGATGGGACATGCCAAGCTGAGTCTTAAGCCGATAGTTTCGGCTGCTAGGTTGAGAAGGGCTCTTGGAGTTTCGTTAGGGGCAACAATGTTAAGAAAAGTTATTCCAGACACTGATAACTGCTTAGCCAGGGACAGCAGCATTAGTTGTATGGAGGAAGGGGGTGTAACACAAAGTGTTTGGTTGAAGCTCCGTGATGTAGAATCTGGTGAAATAGAGCTAAAGATCAAGTTCATTGACCAACCCGGTCTGCCATCTCGATAA
- the LOC103485229 gene encoding nudix hydrolase 2-like, whose protein sequence is MEQAPTANYVQRVELLDANEDDHGGVIVELDKPMNSEVFVPILRASIAHWKQQGKKGVWLKLPIELANLVEAIVKEGFWYHHAEPKYLMLVYWIPEGAHTLPVNATHQVGIGAFVLNENKEVLVVQEKSGIFRGTGVWKFPTGVVDEGEDICKAAVREVKEETGVDTEFIEVLAFRQTHQTFFGKSDLFFICMLKPLTFEISKQELEIEDAQWMKLEDYTAQPLIQKHEVWKCINNIFITKIQKQYSGFFPVLTSEAFSSKKNLLYLNKNDLNMR, encoded by the exons ATGGAGCAAGCCCCAACTGCTAATTATGTTCAACGTGTTGAACTACTTGATGCAAACGAGGACGATCATGGAGGCGTTATTGTGGAATTGGATAAACCTATGAACTCTGAGGTCTTTGTACCTATCCTTAGAGCTTCAATTGCACATTGGAAACAACAG GGAAAGAAAGGCGTTTGGCTTAAACTGCCCATTGAGCTTGCTAATCTTGTTGAAGCTATTGTCAAG GAAGGATTCTGGTATCACCACGCCGAGCCGAAGTATTTGATGCTAGTGTACTGGATACCTGAAGGTGCTCATACTCTTCCTGTAAATGCTACTCATCAAGTTGGCATTGGTGCCTTTGTCTTGAACGAAAACAAAGAG GTACTCGTGGTTCAGGAAAAGAGTGGAATATTCCGAGGGACTGGTGTATGGAAATTTCCCACAGGAGTTGTTGATGAG GGGGAAGATATATGCAAAGCTGCAGTGAGAGAAGTCAAAGAAGAGACTGGT GTCGACACAGAATTCATTGAAGTTTTAGCATTCAG ACAAACTCACCAAACATTCTTTGGGAAATCAGATTTGTTTTTCATTTGCATGTTGAAACCATTGACCTTTGAAATAAGCAAGCAAGAACTGGAGATAGAGGATGCGCAG TGGATGAAACTCGAGGACTACACCGCTCAACCGTTGATCCAGAAACACGAAGTATggaagtgtatcaacaacatttTTATCACAAAGATCCAGAAGCAATATTCTGGATTTTTTCCTGTGCTCACTTCCGAAGCGTTTTCAAGTAAAAAAAACCTTTTGTACCTAAACAAAAACGACCTGAACATGCGGTGA